A part of Polyangiaceae bacterium genomic DNA contains:
- a CDS encoding DUF839 domain-containing protein: MRLRLRYGIILLGALSALSVGACGSDGSNGATGSDGTNGDNGSKGDPGSQGDPGSQGDPGSQGDPGSKGDPGDKGDPGDPGTPGGLGVDLNDRPKPSMVGITLRDPRGTGATNLSEYVRALVELYATNQALPVGQFPLAAASTDTVRSLEGLGHEVVMSWLDPLSWDDAADAPRFGANPDYIAYFGDGWSAGGNAPQFNGSDEAGWMWVNHEYVSNNAPTATSAPDGQQLTLAAWTKKAGMIETDPLAEVWSAADVDMMITMNKHMVGGSWMRVIKDPGTGSWSVDRNAKNVRYDATSNTLVKITGYTPASADHDDAGNALPSGVVSGIMGDCSGGVTPWGTVITAEENVQDYYGDLEGCWTSNQKLVAGAGCDAGAAVSFDHMPSSGALFGAHSDANTTHARDNYGFMVEMDPGAPADEYYGKTTAGVGHQKLGAMGRARWENATFVVDNDWQLIPNQPVVIYGGNDRRSGRIYKFVTTGNYTSGMTKAQIRDLLGSGKVYVAHFAGLDNADGLVLTGGAKPTSSAPGQGRWIEMSTTSSDVAPNAGKLGANTTVGDALTSNTWNSLGGFPDDNTVRSALFTAATKVGVMELNRPEDLEWNPRDPSGSPLLYIAFTKNGRKVANDQDGVLYDPATHDANSPTRPDPVGAVFALREANAANPGSSTTFEYFDVWHGSEGVGVFDAANPDNIVIDHDGGVWFGTDGNWGTNDHADALYYLDLNPAHASTATPTYGLAFRVVATPSDAEATGPAFSSGMSTLFFNVQHPGEEVFSRWPN, translated from the coding sequence ATGAGACTCCGACTTCGATACGGCATTATTTTGCTCGGCGCCTTGAGTGCGCTGAGCGTTGGCGCGTGTGGCTCCGATGGATCCAACGGAGCCACGGGCAGCGATGGTACCAATGGCGACAACGGTTCCAAGGGTGATCCCGGTAGCCAGGGCGACCCTGGTAGCCAGGGCGACCCTGGCAGCCAAGGTGACCCTGGCTCCAAGGGAGACCCGGGCGATAAAGGTGACCCGGGAGATCCGGGAACTCCCGGCGGGCTGGGCGTCGATCTGAACGATCGCCCGAAGCCTTCGATGGTCGGTATCACGCTGCGAGATCCTCGCGGAACTGGCGCGACAAACCTCTCGGAGTACGTGCGTGCGCTGGTGGAGCTGTACGCGACGAATCAGGCGCTTCCAGTAGGACAGTTCCCGTTGGCCGCGGCGTCGACGGACACGGTGCGCTCGCTCGAGGGTCTCGGGCACGAGGTCGTCATGAGTTGGCTCGATCCGCTCAGCTGGGATGACGCAGCCGACGCCCCTCGGTTTGGCGCCAACCCGGACTACATCGCCTACTTCGGTGACGGTTGGTCTGCCGGTGGGAACGCCCCTCAGTTCAATGGTAGCGACGAGGCAGGCTGGATGTGGGTCAACCACGAGTACGTCTCGAACAACGCGCCCACCGCGACCAGCGCACCGGACGGTCAGCAGCTCACGCTCGCGGCATGGACCAAGAAGGCCGGCATGATCGAGACCGATCCACTGGCCGAGGTCTGGAGCGCCGCGGACGTCGACATGATGATCACCATGAACAAGCACATGGTGGGTGGATCCTGGATGCGCGTCATCAAGGACCCGGGCACCGGCAGCTGGAGCGTCGACCGCAACGCGAAGAACGTGCGCTACGACGCCACCAGCAACACGCTGGTGAAAATCACCGGTTACACCCCGGCCAGCGCGGATCACGACGACGCGGGCAACGCGCTGCCGAGCGGCGTGGTGTCTGGCATCATGGGTGACTGCTCCGGCGGAGTAACTCCCTGGGGAACCGTGATCACCGCCGAGGAGAACGTTCAGGACTACTACGGCGACCTCGAAGGCTGCTGGACCAGCAACCAGAAGCTCGTCGCGGGCGCTGGGTGCGACGCTGGCGCGGCGGTCAGCTTCGACCACATGCCGTCGAGCGGCGCGCTGTTCGGGGCTCACTCCGACGCCAACACCACCCATGCACGGGACAACTACGGTTTCATGGTCGAGATGGATCCCGGTGCCCCTGCGGACGAGTACTACGGCAAGACCACCGCCGGCGTCGGCCATCAGAAGCTCGGCGCGATGGGGCGTGCGCGCTGGGAGAACGCCACCTTCGTGGTCGACAACGACTGGCAGTTGATCCCCAACCAGCCTGTCGTCATCTACGGCGGCAACGACCGTCGCAGCGGTCGCATCTACAAGTTCGTTACCACGGGGAACTACACCTCGGGGATGACGAAGGCGCAGATCCGCGACTTGCTGGGCTCTGGAAAGGTGTACGTCGCGCATTTCGCCGGGCTGGACAACGCTGACGGTCTGGTGCTGACTGGCGGCGCCAAGCCCACCTCCAGCGCTCCTGGTCAGGGCCGCTGGATCGAGATGAGCACCACCAGCTCCGACGTGGCCCCCAACGCCGGGAAGCTCGGCGCCAACACCACCGTCGGAGACGCGCTGACGAGCAACACCTGGAACTCGCTGGGCGGCTTCCCGGATGACAACACCGTCCGCTCGGCGCTCTTCACCGCGGCCACCAAGGTCGGCGTGATGGAGCTGAACCGCCCGGAGGACCTCGAGTGGAACCCCCGCGACCCCAGCGGCAGCCCGCTGCTCTACATCGCGTTCACCAAGAACGGCCGCAAGGTTGCGAACGACCAAGACGGCGTGCTCTACGACCCGGCGACTCACGACGCCAACTCCCCGACCCGACCTGATCCGGTGGGCGCGGTGTTTGCGCTACGGGAGGCCAACGCGGCGAACCCCGGTAGCTCCACCACCTTCGAGTACTTCGACGTGTGGCACGGCAGCGAGGGTGTAGGCGTGTTCGACGCCGCCAACCCCGACAACATCGTGATCGACCACGATGGCGGCGTGTGGTTCGGCACCGATGGCAACTGGGGTACGAACGACCACGCCGACGCGCTCTACTACCTCGACCTGAACCCGGCTCACGCCTCGACGGCCACGCCTACCTACGGACTTGCTTTCCGCGTGGTAGCGACGCCGAGCGATGCGGAAGCCACGGGACCGGCCTTCTCTTCGGGAATGAGCACACTATTCTTCAATGTGCAGCACCCCGGCGAGGAAGTCTTCTCGCGCTGGCCTAACTGA
- a CDS encoding OmpA family protein, translating to MKRKLSVVLAASLLSVACGYSEEEWKAQLDKYAQLDSRFKQEQTEHAATRAELEKAMQRVAALEAKLQEMGVNVDELNKQLEAEGAEKARLSASLDETTRALAEYKARAAQLERIKQRFELLRQKLEKLTTLGLKVSIRRNRMVISLPGDVLFASGKEKLRKEGVEVLDQVAAVIRNDATLSKRFFQVAGHTDDVALKGGQFKDNWGLSAMRAREVLVYLVSPTDAKGGGGGLDPTRLHAAGYGETDPIEANDTDEHRQANRRVELVLMPDVSEMLDLKELI from the coding sequence ATGAAACGAAAACTCAGCGTAGTTTTGGCGGCCTCGCTGCTATCCGTCGCGTGCGGATACTCCGAGGAAGAGTGGAAAGCCCAGCTCGACAAGTACGCGCAGCTCGACAGTCGCTTCAAGCAGGAGCAGACGGAGCACGCCGCGACCCGAGCGGAGTTGGAAAAGGCGATGCAGCGCGTTGCAGCGCTTGAAGCCAAGCTCCAGGAAATGGGCGTCAACGTGGACGAGCTGAACAAGCAGCTCGAAGCAGAGGGCGCAGAAAAGGCGAGGCTCTCCGCGAGCCTCGACGAGACCACGCGCGCGTTGGCGGAGTACAAGGCACGCGCCGCTCAACTCGAGCGCATCAAGCAGCGCTTCGAGCTCTTGCGTCAGAAGCTGGAGAAGCTGACGACGCTCGGCTTGAAGGTGTCCATCCGGCGCAACCGCATGGTCATCTCGCTACCCGGCGACGTGCTCTTTGCCTCGGGGAAAGAGAAGCTGCGCAAGGAAGGCGTCGAGGTGCTCGACCAGGTCGCGGCGGTCATCCGCAACGACGCGACGCTCAGCAAGCGCTTCTTCCAGGTCGCGGGTCACACCGACGACGTTGCGCTGAAGGGCGGCCAGTTCAAGGACAACTGGGGCCTCTCGGCAATGCGCGCACGTGAGGTGCTCGTGTACCTGGTATCGCCGACGGACGCGAAGGGTGGCGGCGGCGGCCTCGACCCGACGCGCCTGCATGCGGCCGGGTACGGGGAGACGGATCCCATCGAGGCCAATGACACCGATGAGCACCGCCAGGCGAACCGGCGGGTCGAGCTGGTGCTGATGCCCGACGTCTCGGAAATGCTCGACCTCAAAGAGCTGATCTGA
- a CDS encoding RNA polymerase sigma factor, with the protein MDGEQIELTLELLMEQYTQGSAEAFDELYRRSSARVFGYLLRLTRHRERAEDLLQVTYSKLHRARDSYITGAPFMPWVFAIARRSFLDERRRASSRNEDLSDDGTLPEPSAGETNGLPTDTVAALERAMNRLPSAYREAIELTKVSGLSIAEAAEVLGATPQAVKLRVHRGYALLRKSLDSFSRGAP; encoded by the coding sequence ATGGACGGGGAGCAGATCGAGCTGACCTTGGAGCTCCTGATGGAGCAGTACACCCAAGGTAGCGCAGAGGCCTTCGACGAGCTGTATCGGCGCTCCTCTGCTCGGGTGTTTGGCTACTTGCTCCGCCTGACGCGTCACCGGGAGCGCGCCGAAGACCTGTTGCAGGTGACCTACTCCAAGCTTCACCGCGCGCGAGACAGCTACATCACCGGAGCGCCATTCATGCCCTGGGTGTTCGCAATTGCCCGGCGCTCCTTCCTAGACGAACGCCGCCGAGCGAGCAGCCGCAACGAGGACCTGAGCGACGACGGCACCTTGCCAGAGCCCAGTGCCGGCGAAACGAATGGGCTGCCCACGGACACCGTCGCGGCCCTGGAGCGCGCGATGAACCGCCTACCCAGCGCCTATCGCGAGGCGATCGAGCTCACGAAGGTGAGTGGCCTATCCATCGCTGAAGCGGCGGAGGTGCTCGGCGCGACCCCTCAGGCGGTCAAGCTTCGGGTACATCGAGGCTACGCGCTCTTGCGCAAGTCTTTGGACAGCTTCTCCCGAGGTGCGCCGTGA
- a CDS encoding DUF1109 family protein yields the protein MSPPSRPALPDGLDPDDLDAELSEMDDLPWSELGRSEESHGPCSKVSAKIRAECTRDLCPSKNLSVRSRLLISVFFSMGLMAALVVLFGHHAEPPAALRTALLGAVGWGVVMLSVLVIGFAKPPGKRGGVRLRTAIAFGLPVLFFAYLLLTGQPGESVGDFVSHSASTWRATECGIFSLAIGGLSSAGVLFAWRRTDPLTPRLSGALAGLVGGLGAALAVGMACPTTDKLHLLFSHGIVVIAFTVVGALAGRRLMTP from the coding sequence GTGAGCCCGCCATCACGCCCAGCCCTGCCAGACGGCTTGGATCCGGACGATCTGGACGCGGAGTTGTCTGAGATGGACGACCTGCCGTGGTCGGAGCTGGGGCGCAGCGAAGAGAGCCACGGACCGTGCTCCAAGGTCTCGGCTAAAATCCGCGCGGAATGCACGCGCGACCTGTGCCCGAGCAAGAACCTGAGCGTACGCTCGCGCCTCTTGATTTCGGTGTTCTTTTCGATGGGCTTGATGGCTGCGCTGGTCGTCTTGTTTGGACACCACGCCGAGCCGCCCGCCGCGTTGCGAACCGCCCTGTTGGGTGCCGTGGGGTGGGGCGTGGTGATGCTCAGCGTGCTCGTCATCGGCTTCGCGAAACCACCTGGCAAGCGAGGCGGGGTGCGGCTGCGTACAGCGATCGCGTTTGGCCTGCCGGTGCTCTTTTTCGCCTACCTGCTGCTCACGGGCCAACCCGGAGAATCAGTCGGCGACTTCGTCAGCCACAGCGCGTCAACCTGGCGCGCGACCGAGTGCGGCATCTTCTCCCTGGCCATTGGTGGGCTGAGCTCTGCCGGCGTGCTCTTCGCGTGGCGTCGCACAGACCCGTTGACACCGCGCCTGAGCGGCGCGCTCGCTGGGCTGGTTGGCGGCCTAGGTGCAGCCCTTGCCGTCGGCATGGCGTGTCCCACGACGGACAAGCTCCACTTGCTGTTCTCCCACGGAATCGTGGTGATTGCCTTCACCGTGGTTGGGGCGCTTGCAGGGCGCCGCTTGATGACCCCCTGA
- a CDS encoding tetratricopeptide repeat protein, giving the protein MHRFAICVGLLLAACAGAAPLPPKAIQLNDQGTQALAEGDLETASARFEVALEYNPHFVEALTNLGLVELQRGNFTRARTLLARAKRLNPDVAQPHHGLGVLEERKGRPDIASRHYQEALKVDPGFAPARANLARLYFNAADFERARSQFKRLTEVDPDELLGFTGLCESLLSLGRTAEADAVSRRALSHFGPEPELILLEGRRLLRKGEPTQAIQLLLPLATAEDSYAAAALSWIATAELERRRPAFAVGAAKRALELEPDAAVAIYCLALGLHALGDASARAWLERADALEPGRPLIRTALAEEEARRNVR; this is encoded by the coding sequence ATGCACCGTTTCGCGATCTGCGTGGGGCTGCTGCTAGCCGCGTGTGCGGGGGCAGCACCGCTTCCGCCCAAAGCCATCCAACTGAACGACCAAGGAACCCAAGCGCTGGCAGAAGGCGATCTCGAGACGGCGAGCGCCCGCTTCGAAGTGGCGCTCGAGTACAACCCGCACTTCGTCGAGGCGCTGACCAACTTGGGATTGGTCGAGCTACAACGCGGAAACTTCACGCGAGCTCGCACGCTACTCGCCAGGGCGAAGCGTCTGAACCCCGACGTGGCCCAGCCACATCATGGGCTGGGTGTCCTGGAAGAGCGCAAGGGCCGACCGGACATCGCGTCTCGGCACTACCAAGAAGCCCTCAAGGTCGACCCTGGCTTCGCGCCGGCGCGCGCAAACCTCGCACGCCTGTACTTCAACGCAGCGGACTTCGAGCGGGCGCGCAGTCAGTTCAAGCGCCTCACCGAAGTCGATCCCGACGAGCTCCTGGGATTCACCGGGCTCTGCGAGAGCCTGTTGAGCTTGGGACGAACCGCCGAAGCTGACGCGGTGAGCCGCAGGGCGCTAAGTCACTTCGGCCCTGAGCCGGAGCTAATCCTACTCGAGGGGCGACGGCTGCTGCGCAAGGGAGAGCCCACCCAAGCCATTCAGTTGTTGCTCCCGCTAGCGACGGCGGAGGATAGCTACGCGGCGGCCGCCCTCAGCTGGATTGCTACCGCAGAGCTCGAGCGACGACGTCCCGCGTTCGCCGTCGGCGCGGCCAAGCGGGCGCTGGAGCTGGAGCCTGACGCCGCAGTCGCCATCTACTGCCTGGCGCTCGGCTTGCATGCCCTTGGCGACGCCAGCGCCAGGGCTTGGCTGGAGCGCGCCGACGCCCTGGAGCCAGGCCGTCCTTTGATCCGCACGGCACTGGCCGAGGAAGAAGCCAGGCGGAACGTGCGCTAG